One genomic region from Ignavibacteria bacterium encodes:
- a CDS encoding serine protease: MLIGMLNKDTRKVMLQLRLTDYMDSHLHNHLMTATRQLTSVTTSPSFDRRLLWLNAFAHGIGFIGVRSSVALLRQTLCEMRQLFGEQKPMIPSITNVNVKAIICFILFSFLFPTLALSQKPKEIAKELFESTVLISTEDENRQPLAFGSGFILKEGFIVTNYHVIRGAKSGYAKLVNKKQKCEIIGVIHVDETNDIAVLSVPDLKGKTVKVLTQLPEIGEVVYAIGNPRGLEGTFSQGIVSGIRTLDETSSSKLIQITAPISPGSSGGPIVNEKGYVIGVAVATLKGGQNLNFCIPSTFLPSVVGSEHPKPFTQLQKKEVGLFRYLESGSQQDAIVGSEFRWNGDPRKTLWSYGDYSYSLRNVSRTNVRNIYGLIIFYGRDGNVIDIDPIEYKQLVPAGLARRVTGAVDPSIKKLTTRTSPENQFMADDTPSTTVEFRILYFELVED, from the coding sequence ATGCTCATAGGTATGTTGAACAAGGACACAAGAAAGGTAATGTTGCAATTAAGGTTAACTGACTACATGGACAGTCACCTGCATAATCATCTCATGACGGCTACGCGGCAGCTAACAAGCGTAACAACGTCGCCATCATTTGATAGGAGATTATTGTGGCTCAACGCTTTCGCTCACGGAATTGGATTTATCGGAGTTCGCTCCAGCGTTGCGTTGTTACGCCAAACGTTATGTGAAATGCGCCAACTATTCGGAGAACAAAAACCGATGATACCATCAATAACCAACGTCAATGTGAAAGCCATTATTTGTTTCATTCTCTTTTCGTTTCTGTTTCCGACCCTCGCTCTTTCGCAAAAGCCCAAAGAGATTGCAAAGGAGTTGTTCGAATCCACTGTTCTGATATCGACGGAAGACGAGAATAGGCAACCATTAGCATTCGGAAGCGGATTCATCCTAAAGGAGGGCTTCATTGTAACGAACTACCATGTCATCCGTGGAGCGAAGAGCGGTTATGCAAAACTCGTGAACAAGAAGCAGAAGTGCGAGATTATCGGTGTAATCCACGTAGATGAAACAAATGATATTGCTGTTCTCTCTGTTCCGGATCTGAAAGGTAAGACCGTCAAGGTTCTAACCCAATTGCCCGAAATCGGAGAGGTCGTGTATGCAATCGGCAATCCGAGAGGTCTTGAGGGCACTTTCTCTCAGGGAATCGTGAGCGGAATCCGCACGCTTGATGAAACTAGCAGCAGCAAACTGATTCAGATAACCGCGCCGATTTCTCCCGGTTCAAGTGGAGGCCCCATCGTTAATGAAAAGGGGTACGTAATTGGTGTGGCTGTTGCCACACTCAAGGGAGGACAGAATCTCAATTTTTGCATTCCCTCCACTTTCCTTCCTTCCGTTGTAGGCAGTGAACATCCAAAGCCCTTCACTCAATTACAGAAAAAAGAGGTTGGCCTGTTTCGATACCTTGAGTCGGGATCGCAGCAAGACGCTATCGTTGGTTCCGAGTTCCGGTGGAACGGCGATCCACGAAAAACTCTTTGGAGCTATGGAGACTATTCCTATTCCTTGCGCAATGTTTCCAGAACTAATGTGAGAAACATATACGGCCTGATCATCTTCTACGGACGTGATGGCAACGTTATCGACATAGATCCAATAGAATACAAACAGCTTGTGCCAGCCGGCTTAGCAAGGCGAGTTACGGGCGCAGTTGACCCAAGCATAAAGAAGCTCACAACAAGAACATCGCCTGAGAATCAGTTCATGGCGGACGATACTCCCTCCACGACAGTTGAGTTTCGCATTCTATATTTTGAGCTTGTTGAGGATTAA
- a CDS encoding NAD(P)-dependent alcohol dehydrogenase, which translates to MKAAICTKYGPPEVFKIVERDVPVPNDDEVLIKVFAASVTNSDIFIRSSDIPLRFRIPMRIMIGITRPRNDILGEVLSGEIVQVGSKIRRFQVGDQIFGLTGFSLGAYADYKCMKETDSKQGCIALKPRNIGFEDATSAAYGGLLALQFLEQAHIQPKQKVLIYGASGTSGTIAVQYAKHLGAEVTGVCSTEKIDLVKSLGADKTLDYTHKDSLAKLEEYNYVLDAVGKARTSELKQACRARMSDKHKFLSIDDSALICSSERLGRIRELIESGVVKPITDKCFPLEHIIDAHRYVEQGHKKGNVAIKVN; encoded by the coding sequence ATGAAAGCAGCAATCTGCACCAAGTATGGTCCACCTGAAGTATTTAAGATAGTAGAGCGTGACGTACCCGTGCCCAACGATGACGAAGTCCTCATAAAGGTATTTGCAGCCTCAGTAACGAATAGTGACATCTTTATCCGCAGTTCTGATATCCCGCTGAGGTTTCGGATTCCGATGCGGATCATGATCGGCATTACGAGACCGAGGAACGATATCCTCGGAGAAGTATTGTCTGGAGAAATTGTACAAGTGGGCTCGAAAATACGACGTTTCCAAGTTGGTGATCAAATATTCGGGCTAACAGGTTTTTCACTTGGAGCATATGCAGACTACAAGTGCATGAAAGAAACGGATTCTAAGCAGGGATGTATTGCGCTAAAGCCGCGCAATATCGGTTTTGAAGATGCAACTTCAGCTGCATACGGTGGTCTTCTCGCTTTGCAGTTCCTTGAACAAGCACATATCCAACCTAAACAAAAGGTTCTCATCTATGGCGCGTCTGGGACTTCTGGTACCATAGCCGTCCAGTACGCAAAACATCTTGGTGCGGAAGTAACAGGTGTATGCAGTACAGAGAAAATCGATCTTGTAAAATCATTGGGGGCAGACAAAACGCTGGATTATACCCACAAAGATTCTCTCGCCAAGTTGGAAGAATACAACTACGTGCTCGACGCTGTCGGAAAAGCAAGAACTTCTGAATTGAAACAGGCTTGCAGGGCCCGGATGTCGGACAAGCACAAATTTCTCTCTATAGACGACAGCGCACTCATTTGTAGCTCAGAGCGCTTGGGCAGGATAAGGGAACTCATAGAATCTGGCGTAGTCAAACCAATCACCGACAAGTGCTTCCCTCTTGAGCATATCATCGATGCTCATAGGTATGTTGAACAAGGACACAAGAAAGGTAATGTTGCAATTAAGGTTAACTGA
- a CDS encoding beta-lactamase family protein, whose protein sequence is MNKQLTQSRIRAFGLLLFFIAFSFSISFSVVKGDKKDSLTTVLSSFLQTDTSGVAGILFGRLDSLNTNARIWTEGAIDEKNDLRLGCPTSKPCLAFIVLKERIDLGTTIDRWFPEDSGFTKSHVITINHLLLNSSGIRDYVPLIPIHSDSAITPTNSIDCAYRNQPLLFSPGTGFEYSNTNFNIVGRILELHTGKTVQQLFRQYFGAYAVSLRIDDGKGNYPRGYPKPWPYHWISPGYAGGFIGSATDAMRTFAYISTQPEFKIMTRWYSAGGSVSDETSDHLLGLGVFGKSNFAGLGEAVVYEGNMGPCQMILARVRGSIFYIASAHNIGPSQLSDLFQRLIVLSIQYP, encoded by the coding sequence ATGAACAAGCAACTAACACAATCCAGGATAAGAGCCTTTGGGCTTCTTCTCTTTTTTATAGCTTTTAGCTTCTCCATCTCTTTCTCAGTTGTCAAAGGAGATAAGAAGGATAGCCTGACAACCGTGCTTTCTAGTTTTCTCCAAACAGATACGAGTGGGGTTGCTGGAATACTTTTTGGAAGGCTCGATAGCCTGAATACCAACGCCCGAATCTGGACAGAGGGAGCAATTGACGAGAAGAATGATTTGAGACTTGGATGCCCCACATCAAAACCCTGCCTTGCATTCATCGTTTTGAAAGAAAGAATCGATCTCGGTACAACGATTGATCGCTGGTTTCCCGAAGACAGTGGATTCACTAAGTCACACGTTATCACCATCAATCACTTGTTGCTAAACTCCAGCGGGATTCGCGACTATGTACCACTAATACCTATCCACTCAGATTCGGCAATTACTCCTACGAATTCCATCGATTGTGCATATCGCAACCAACCATTGCTTTTTTCTCCCGGTACTGGATTCGAGTATTCCAATACGAACTTCAACATTGTCGGTCGCATCCTCGAATTACATACAGGCAAGACAGTTCAGCAACTATTCCGCCAGTATTTCGGTGCATATGCGGTGTCGCTCAGAATCGACGACGGGAAAGGAAATTATCCACGAGGTTATCCAAAGCCATGGCCGTACCACTGGATTTCTCCCGGCTACGCAGGCGGTTTCATCGGAAGTGCTACTGATGCGATGCGCACTTTCGCATATATCTCTACACAACCAGAATTCAAGATAATGACCCGATGGTACTCGGCCGGAGGCTCGGTTTCCGATGAGACCAGCGACCACTTACTTGGACTCGGAGTATTTGGCAAATCAAACTTCGCCGGTCTGGGTGAGGCAGTAGTGTACGAAGGTAACATGGGACCGTGCCAAATGATTCTCGCTCGCGTCAGGGGATCAATTTTCTACATCGCTTCAGCCCATAATATTGGACCGTCACAATTGAGCGATCTGTTCCAGAGACTCATAGTCCTTAGCATTCAGTACCCTTAG
- a CDS encoding HlyC/CorC family transporter — protein sequence MVLLLSYLFLALIISFICSIMEAVLLSTPNSFLIVKYENGNSWANKLLKLKSNIDKPLSAILSLNTVAHTIGAAGVGAQAVIIFGDEYFGLVSAILTILILVLTEIFPKTIGARYWRSLAKYTSSIIRVMIFITYPLVLISAFITKAISKNRQEQTTSREEIAALASIGNDEGVFSDKEHKIIQNLLKLKNVRVTEIMTPRVVLVVADENLSLADFLKNKDYLKFSRIPIYSGKDENIMGYVFRQSVFEKLAEDQHELKLRDIKREIIVVPETMFLFTLWEKLLEEKEHIALIVDEYGGLDGIVTLEDIIETLLGLEIIDEKDTITDMQKFARDRWKARQTKYNILEQIQKKDE from the coding sequence ATGGTACTACTTCTTTCCTATCTATTTCTTGCCCTGATTATTTCGTTCATTTGTTCAATAATGGAGGCTGTTTTGCTTTCTACTCCAAATTCATTTCTGATTGTTAAATATGAAAATGGAAACTCTTGGGCAAATAAACTTTTAAAACTCAAGAGTAATATTGACAAACCACTGTCGGCAATACTTTCGTTGAATACTGTTGCTCACACGATTGGTGCAGCCGGTGTAGGTGCTCAAGCTGTTATAATATTTGGGGATGAATACTTTGGATTAGTTTCAGCAATACTTACAATCCTAATCTTAGTTCTGACCGAAATCTTTCCTAAAACAATTGGTGCCAGATACTGGAGAAGTTTGGCGAAGTATACTTCATCGATTATCCGTGTAATGATTTTTATTACCTATCCTCTGGTTCTGATTTCTGCATTTATAACAAAAGCCATTTCTAAAAATCGTCAAGAGCAAACAACGAGTAGGGAAGAAATTGCTGCGCTTGCTAGCATTGGGAATGATGAAGGAGTTTTTTCCGACAAAGAACATAAAATAATTCAGAATCTTCTGAAACTTAAAAATGTTAGGGTTACCGAAATAATGACGCCCAGAGTTGTTTTGGTAGTTGCCGATGAGAATCTTTCGTTAGCAGATTTTTTAAAAAATAAGGATTACTTGAAATTCTCAAGAATTCCCATTTACTCGGGAAAAGACGAGAACATAATGGGTTATGTTTTTAGGCAATCTGTTTTTGAGAAACTAGCAGAAGACCAACACGAACTAAAACTTAGAGATATTAAAAGAGAAATTATAGTCGTACCTGAAACCATGTTTCTTTTTACCCTCTGGGAAAAATTACTGGAAGAAAAGGAGCACATCGCTTTGATAGTTGATGAATACGGTGGGCTAGACGGCATTGTAACATTAGAAGACATAATTGAAACATTACTTGGTCTAGAAATAATTGACGAAAAGGATACCATAACAGATATGCAAAAGTTTGCACGCGATAGATGGAAGGCTCGTCAGACTAAGTACAATATTTTAGAGCAAATTCAGAAAAAGGACGAATAA
- a CDS encoding integrase: MRLRNYSYKTIKSYLSCLRAFVNYFKPVHPRNILNDEIKKYLLYLIEDKKQKTSSINQMINALRFLYIELYKIPLIINSIPRPKKQKKLPDILSQEEVISIFNSINNLKHKTLLMLIYSAGLRVGEAVRIKIGDIDSIRKLIHIRQAKGKKDRYTLLSEFMLEKLKQYYKEYKPKEFLFEGGNGRVHLAERSIQNVFNRAVEKTGIKKRVTVHTLRHSFATHLLEGGTDLRFIQELLGHSSSKTTEIYTHVSKKSMTNIVNPLDKAVMLKGIK, translated from the coding sequence ATGAGATTACGGAATTATAGTTATAAAACAATCAAATCTTATTTAAGCTGTCTGAGAGCATTTGTTAATTACTTTAAGCCTGTTCACCCAAGAAATATTTTGAACGATGAGATTAAAAAATATTTGCTTTATTTGATTGAAGATAAGAAACAGAAAACATCTTCGATAAATCAAATGATTAATGCTCTTCGATTTCTTTACATCGAGCTTTATAAAATACCCTTAATTATTAATTCTATTCCACGACCAAAAAAGCAGAAAAAACTCCCCGATATATTGAGCCAAGAAGAAGTGATCAGTATATTTAACTCTATTAATAACCTAAAACATAAAACATTACTGATGTTGATTTACTCTGCAGGGTTACGTGTAGGTGAAGCCGTAAGAATTAAAATAGGAGATATTGATAGTATCAGAAAACTTATACATATTAGGCAAGCAAAAGGTAAAAAGGATAGATATACTTTGTTATCTGAATTCATGCTTGAAAAACTTAAGCAATACTACAAAGAATATAAGCCTAAAGAATTCTTATTTGAAGGTGGAAATGGAAGAGTACATTTAGCAGAAAGAAGTATACAAAATGTTTTTAACCGTGCTGTTGAAAAAACCGGTATTAAAAAAAGAGTAACAGTACATACACTTAGGCATTCATTTGCCACACACTTATTAGAAGGCGGAACAGATTTAAGGTTCATACAAGAACTGCTTGGACACAGCAGTTCAAAAACAACAGAAATTTATACACACGTGAGTAAGAAATCTATGACTAATATTGTTAATCCATTAGATAAAGCGGTAATGTTAAAGGGAATTAAATGA
- a CDS encoding T9SS type A sorting domain-containing protein — translation MRNRIAIVFSLIVFFSISHDSHSQSIKKVTIVKNFDFYTDEIDSIKSYLTSMGIQNSDVVKDSLTYETLDGSDLLIWNDLSYQSGGIYNEIVDLIFQFYHSGRPVYFIGDDLAYSVINLDSIHASMWTSMLHLYGEANFNFTDSVTIVNHTHPVTNGFYGSAENFSYTLDIDGAMQTYTGEVVLARSGDYDAILAYNGLPAKVLTQNCLTYLGGVHESVEERKKIFQNGIQWLLNLSTEVNDNPPINEFNLSQNFPNPFNGQTNIRYSLMNRDHVTLKLFDALGREVATLEDGLKESGVHNFSFSIHQLTNHYPLSSGIYYYQLKSGAFSITKKFILLK, via the coding sequence ATGAGAAATAGGATCGCAATCGTTTTTTCATTAATAGTTTTCTTTTCGATTAGCCATGATTCGCACAGTCAGTCGATAAAAAAAGTTACAATAGTTAAGAACTTCGATTTTTATACAGATGAAATCGATTCGATCAAAAGCTACCTCACATCAATGGGTATCCAAAATTCAGATGTTGTTAAAGATTCGCTTACTTATGAAACACTCGATGGAAGCGACTTATTAATTTGGAACGATCTTAGCTACCAATCAGGCGGTATTTACAATGAGATAGTAGATTTAATCTTTCAGTTTTATCATTCGGGAAGACCTGTATATTTCATCGGCGATGATCTTGCTTATTCTGTAATAAATCTTGACAGTATTCATGCCAGTATGTGGACTTCTATGCTGCATCTTTATGGTGAAGCTAATTTCAACTTCACAGATTCTGTAACAATTGTAAATCATACCCACCCAGTAACAAATGGATTTTACGGCAGCGCTGAAAATTTCTCCTATACTCTTGATATAGATGGAGCAATGCAAACATATACCGGTGAAGTTGTTCTTGCAAGATCCGGCGATTACGATGCTATTCTCGCATACAATGGTTTGCCTGCAAAGGTTTTAACTCAAAATTGCTTAACCTATCTTGGCGGAGTTCATGAAAGCGTTGAAGAAAGGAAAAAAATATTTCAAAATGGAATTCAATGGCTTTTGAATTTATCAACAGAAGTGAACGATAATCCCCCGATCAATGAATTTAATCTCTCACAAAATTTTCCCAATCCATTCAACGGACAGACCAATATCAGGTATTCATTAATGAACCGTGACCACGTCACATTAAAACTCTTCGATGCACTTGGAAGAGAAGTTGCCACATTAGAGGATGGATTAAAAGAAAGTGGCGTTCATAATTTTTCATTCTCCATCCATCAACTGACGAATCATTATCCATTATCCAGCGGAATATATTATTACCAATTGAAATCCGGAGCTTTTTCAATTACAAAGAAATTTATCCTGCTCAAATAA